A single genomic interval of Sceloporus undulatus isolate JIND9_A2432 ecotype Alabama chromosome 2, SceUnd_v1.1, whole genome shotgun sequence harbors:
- the LOC121920264 gene encoding zinc finger protein 345-like isoform X1, which produces MQENYENVISLAEEIAISWPRITAFAESHRRRGLAPVSFPRPQELLDSLVVPADDGMVSDNENGNEEEGGEEDEVTQQDGEKGGGDGGGSDTTVEKMDAQQNSVPEKSKETTRFEQKASNDILDQPCSDEQLKKSLGKKPCKSITHRGFKKFSPRGHHGLLGHTSRCHDCGKGFSFSKRSRLYTSTGMEKPYKCNECGKCFRLNSTLVTHQRRHASTKPYRCAECGKSFSVGSAFIQHQRTHMGKKGTASPARCCECNVCGKSFGLPAHLIKHQKQHLEEKPYKCSECGKGFNWNSHLERHQRIHTGEKPYACEDCGRAFAWSSHLDRHRRTHLGNTQITIPCRCCLAKTDKPVSKATAKPYQCADCGKGFGKNAALSKHRRAHHAAEKPYVCKDCGKSFGLNGALLQHRRTRHPDHSTKPYACKDCGKSFAWSSHLDRHQRIHAGDKPYQCEDCGKGFSQSSHLGRHQRIHRSPEHPPCRCMDCGLGGTRRKRQRGNLLPCKCSDCGKSFLWRRPACSECGRGGGEGVRHQGTQTGEKPYSCLDCGKCFAQNSALAKHRRMHTGEKPYKCNECGKSFSVRSNLLKHQRTHLGEKPYKCDDCGKGFIQKSDLTKHQRMHTGEKPYHCDVCGKCFSVSSNLIKHQRIHLGEKPYACGECGKAFIQRSELTIHQRTHTGEKPYKCSICGKCFSRSSHLNRHQRTHGNDKASAGSGAAPATFLATHTAKPATPLPASAFSASFASPGPLPMLPSFPSSPSPLSIPSLDLPWALSFPSRGFPHPSFPSLASSGTQASSLIN; this is translated from the exons ATGcaggagaattatgagaatgtgatCTCTCTGG CAGAGGAAATTGCAATCAGCTGGCCCCGGATAACTGCTTTTGCTGAATCACACAGGAGGAGAGGCTTGGCACCAG TTTCTTTTCCCAGACCTCAGGAGTTACTGGATTCTCTCGTTGTTCCAGCAGATGATGGGATGGTGAGTGACAATGAGAATGGGaatgaggaagaaggaggggaagaagatgaGGTAACACAACAGGAtggagaaaagggaggaggagatggaggtggAAGTGACACCACAGTTGAGAAGATGGATGCTCAGCAGAATTCAGTACCAGAGAAGTCTAAAGAGACCACCAGGTTTGAGCAGAAGGCCAGCAATGACATCTTGGATCAACCCTGCTCAGATGAGCAGCTGAAAAAATCCCTGGGGAAGAAGCCATGCAAATCAATCACACATCGTGGCTTCAAGAAATTCTCCCCGCGTGGCCACCATGGATTGCTAGGCCACACCAGCCGATGCCATGATTGTGGCAAAGGGTTCAGCTTCAGCAAGCGTTCACGGTTGTACACCAGCACTGGCATGGAGAAACCCTACAAGTGCAATGAATGTGGCAAGTGCTTCCGGCTCAACTCCACTCTGGTCACCCACCAACGACGGCACGCCAGCACCAAACCCTACCGTTGTGCTGAATGTGGCAAGAGCTTCAGCGTTGGCTCAGCCTTCATCCAGCACCAACGTACCCACATGGGCAAGAAAGGTACCGCAAGCCCGGCCCGCTGTTGTGAGTGCAATGTGTGTGGCAAGAGTTTTGGCCTTCCAGCTCACCTTATCAAACACCAAAAGCAGCACCTGGAGGAGAAACCCTACAAGTGTAGTGAATGCGGCAAGGGCTTCAACTGGAACTCACACCTGGAGCGCCACCAGCgcatccacacaggggagaagccttACGCCTGTGAGGATTGCGGACGGGCTTTTGCTTGGAGCTCCCACCTGGACCGACACCGGCGGACACATTTGGGCAATACCCAGATCACCATCCCTTGCAGGTGCTGTTTAGCCAAAACAGACAAGCCAGTGAGCAAGGCTACTGCCAAACCTTACCAGTGTGCCGACTGCGGAAAAGGATTTGGCAAGAATGCAGCACTTTCCAAGCACCGACGGGCTCACCATGCAGCCGAGAAGCCCTACGTCTGCAAAGACTGTGGCAAGAGCTTTGGGCTGAATGGGGCCCTGCTGCAGCACCGCCGGACGCGCCACCCGGATCACTCCACCAAGCCTTATGCATGTAAGGACTGTGGCAAGAGCTTTGCATGGAGCTCCCACTTGGACCGGCACCAGCGCATCCATGCTGGCGACAAGCCCTACCAGTGTGAGGACTGTGGCAAGGGCTTCTCTCAGAGCTCCCACCTCGGGCGGCACCAGCGCATCCACCGGAGTCCTGAGCACCCTCCCTGCCGCTGCATGGATTGTGGCCTGGGAGGGACCAGGCGGAAGCGCCAGCGGGGGAACTTGCTGCCCTGCAAGTGCAGTGACTGTGGGAAGAGCTTCCTCTGGAGGCGCCCAGCCTGCAGTGAGTGCGggaggggtgggggagaaggTGTGCGCCACCAAGGCACACAGACTGGAGAGAAACCCTACTCCTGCCTAGACTGTGGCAAGTGCTTTGCCCAGAACTCAGCACTGGCCAAACATCGCCGCATGCACACTGGGGAAAAGCCCTATAAGTGCAACGAGTGTGGCAAGAGCTTCAGTGTGCGCTCCAACCTCCTGAAGCACCAGCGCACCCATCTGGGTGAGAAGCCCTACAAGTGTGATGATTGTGGCAAGGGCTTCATCCAGAAATCGGACCTCACCAAACACCAGCGCATGCACACTGGGGAGAAGCCCTATCACTGTGACGTCTGCGGGAAGTGCTTCAGTGTCAGCTCCAACCTTATCAAGCACCAGCGCATCCACTTGGGTGAGAAGCCCTATGCCTGCGGGGAGTGTGGCAAGGCCTTCATCCAACGCTCAGAGCTCACCATCCACCAGCGTACCCACACCGGGGAGAAGCCCTATAAGTGCAGCATCTGTGGCAAGTGTTTTAGCCGCAGCTCCCACCTCAACCGCCACCAGCGCACCCATGGAAATGACAAAGCCTCTGCTGGCTCTGGGGCAGCCCCTGCCACATTCCTTGCCACCCACACTGCCAAACCTGCAACTCCCCTGCCTGCCTCTGCCTTCTCAGCCTCCTTTGCTTCACCTGGTCCCCTCCCTATGCTACcgtccttcccttcctccccatccCCCTTGTCCATTCCTTCTTTGGACCTGCCCTGGGCTCTCTCTTTCCCATCGCGAGGCTTCCCACACCCATCCTTCCCTTCTC
- the LOC121920264 gene encoding zinc finger protein 345-like isoform X2, with the protein MQENYENVISLAEEIAISWPRITAFAESHRRRGLAPADDGMVSDNENGNEEEGGEEDEVTQQDGEKGGGDGGGSDTTVEKMDAQQNSVPEKSKETTRFEQKASNDILDQPCSDEQLKKSLGKKPCKSITHRGFKKFSPRGHHGLLGHTSRCHDCGKGFSFSKRSRLYTSTGMEKPYKCNECGKCFRLNSTLVTHQRRHASTKPYRCAECGKSFSVGSAFIQHQRTHMGKKGTASPARCCECNVCGKSFGLPAHLIKHQKQHLEEKPYKCSECGKGFNWNSHLERHQRIHTGEKPYACEDCGRAFAWSSHLDRHRRTHLGNTQITIPCRCCLAKTDKPVSKATAKPYQCADCGKGFGKNAALSKHRRAHHAAEKPYVCKDCGKSFGLNGALLQHRRTRHPDHSTKPYACKDCGKSFAWSSHLDRHQRIHAGDKPYQCEDCGKGFSQSSHLGRHQRIHRSPEHPPCRCMDCGLGGTRRKRQRGNLLPCKCSDCGKSFLWRRPACSECGRGGGEGVRHQGTQTGEKPYSCLDCGKCFAQNSALAKHRRMHTGEKPYKCNECGKSFSVRSNLLKHQRTHLGEKPYKCDDCGKGFIQKSDLTKHQRMHTGEKPYHCDVCGKCFSVSSNLIKHQRIHLGEKPYACGECGKAFIQRSELTIHQRTHTGEKPYKCSICGKCFSRSSHLNRHQRTHGNDKASAGSGAAPATFLATHTAKPATPLPASAFSASFASPGPLPMLPSFPSSPSPLSIPSLDLPWALSFPSRGFPHPSFPSLASSGTQASSLIN; encoded by the exons ATGcaggagaattatgagaatgtgatCTCTCTGG CAGAGGAAATTGCAATCAGCTGGCCCCGGATAACTGCTTTTGCTGAATCACACAGGAGGAGAGGCTTGGCACCAG CAGATGATGGGATGGTGAGTGACAATGAGAATGGGaatgaggaagaaggaggggaagaagatgaGGTAACACAACAGGAtggagaaaagggaggaggagatggaggtggAAGTGACACCACAGTTGAGAAGATGGATGCTCAGCAGAATTCAGTACCAGAGAAGTCTAAAGAGACCACCAGGTTTGAGCAGAAGGCCAGCAATGACATCTTGGATCAACCCTGCTCAGATGAGCAGCTGAAAAAATCCCTGGGGAAGAAGCCATGCAAATCAATCACACATCGTGGCTTCAAGAAATTCTCCCCGCGTGGCCACCATGGATTGCTAGGCCACACCAGCCGATGCCATGATTGTGGCAAAGGGTTCAGCTTCAGCAAGCGTTCACGGTTGTACACCAGCACTGGCATGGAGAAACCCTACAAGTGCAATGAATGTGGCAAGTGCTTCCGGCTCAACTCCACTCTGGTCACCCACCAACGACGGCACGCCAGCACCAAACCCTACCGTTGTGCTGAATGTGGCAAGAGCTTCAGCGTTGGCTCAGCCTTCATCCAGCACCAACGTACCCACATGGGCAAGAAAGGTACCGCAAGCCCGGCCCGCTGTTGTGAGTGCAATGTGTGTGGCAAGAGTTTTGGCCTTCCAGCTCACCTTATCAAACACCAAAAGCAGCACCTGGAGGAGAAACCCTACAAGTGTAGTGAATGCGGCAAGGGCTTCAACTGGAACTCACACCTGGAGCGCCACCAGCgcatccacacaggggagaagccttACGCCTGTGAGGATTGCGGACGGGCTTTTGCTTGGAGCTCCCACCTGGACCGACACCGGCGGACACATTTGGGCAATACCCAGATCACCATCCCTTGCAGGTGCTGTTTAGCCAAAACAGACAAGCCAGTGAGCAAGGCTACTGCCAAACCTTACCAGTGTGCCGACTGCGGAAAAGGATTTGGCAAGAATGCAGCACTTTCCAAGCACCGACGGGCTCACCATGCAGCCGAGAAGCCCTACGTCTGCAAAGACTGTGGCAAGAGCTTTGGGCTGAATGGGGCCCTGCTGCAGCACCGCCGGACGCGCCACCCGGATCACTCCACCAAGCCTTATGCATGTAAGGACTGTGGCAAGAGCTTTGCATGGAGCTCCCACTTGGACCGGCACCAGCGCATCCATGCTGGCGACAAGCCCTACCAGTGTGAGGACTGTGGCAAGGGCTTCTCTCAGAGCTCCCACCTCGGGCGGCACCAGCGCATCCACCGGAGTCCTGAGCACCCTCCCTGCCGCTGCATGGATTGTGGCCTGGGAGGGACCAGGCGGAAGCGCCAGCGGGGGAACTTGCTGCCCTGCAAGTGCAGTGACTGTGGGAAGAGCTTCCTCTGGAGGCGCCCAGCCTGCAGTGAGTGCGggaggggtgggggagaaggTGTGCGCCACCAAGGCACACAGACTGGAGAGAAACCCTACTCCTGCCTAGACTGTGGCAAGTGCTTTGCCCAGAACTCAGCACTGGCCAAACATCGCCGCATGCACACTGGGGAAAAGCCCTATAAGTGCAACGAGTGTGGCAAGAGCTTCAGTGTGCGCTCCAACCTCCTGAAGCACCAGCGCACCCATCTGGGTGAGAAGCCCTACAAGTGTGATGATTGTGGCAAGGGCTTCATCCAGAAATCGGACCTCACCAAACACCAGCGCATGCACACTGGGGAGAAGCCCTATCACTGTGACGTCTGCGGGAAGTGCTTCAGTGTCAGCTCCAACCTTATCAAGCACCAGCGCATCCACTTGGGTGAGAAGCCCTATGCCTGCGGGGAGTGTGGCAAGGCCTTCATCCAACGCTCAGAGCTCACCATCCACCAGCGTACCCACACCGGGGAGAAGCCCTATAAGTGCAGCATCTGTGGCAAGTGTTTTAGCCGCAGCTCCCACCTCAACCGCCACCAGCGCACCCATGGAAATGACAAAGCCTCTGCTGGCTCTGGGGCAGCCCCTGCCACATTCCTTGCCACCCACACTGCCAAACCTGCAACTCCCCTGCCTGCCTCTGCCTTCTCAGCCTCCTTTGCTTCACCTGGTCCCCTCCCTATGCTACcgtccttcccttcctccccatccCCCTTGTCCATTCCTTCTTTGGACCTGCCCTGGGCTCTCTCTTTCCCATCGCGAGGCTTCCCACACCCATCCTTCCCTTCTC
- the LOC121920264 gene encoding zinc finger protein 345-like isoform X3 — MQENYENVISLAEEIAISWPRITAFAESHRRRGLAPDDGMVSDNENGNEEEGGEEDEVTQQDGEKGGGDGGGSDTTVEKMDAQQNSVPEKSKETTRFEQKASNDILDQPCSDEQLKKSLGKKPCKSITHRGFKKFSPRGHHGLLGHTSRCHDCGKGFSFSKRSRLYTSTGMEKPYKCNECGKCFRLNSTLVTHQRRHASTKPYRCAECGKSFSVGSAFIQHQRTHMGKKGTASPARCCECNVCGKSFGLPAHLIKHQKQHLEEKPYKCSECGKGFNWNSHLERHQRIHTGEKPYACEDCGRAFAWSSHLDRHRRTHLGNTQITIPCRCCLAKTDKPVSKATAKPYQCADCGKGFGKNAALSKHRRAHHAAEKPYVCKDCGKSFGLNGALLQHRRTRHPDHSTKPYACKDCGKSFAWSSHLDRHQRIHAGDKPYQCEDCGKGFSQSSHLGRHQRIHRSPEHPPCRCMDCGLGGTRRKRQRGNLLPCKCSDCGKSFLWRRPACSECGRGGGEGVRHQGTQTGEKPYSCLDCGKCFAQNSALAKHRRMHTGEKPYKCNECGKSFSVRSNLLKHQRTHLGEKPYKCDDCGKGFIQKSDLTKHQRMHTGEKPYHCDVCGKCFSVSSNLIKHQRIHLGEKPYACGECGKAFIQRSELTIHQRTHTGEKPYKCSICGKCFSRSSHLNRHQRTHGNDKASAGSGAAPATFLATHTAKPATPLPASAFSASFASPGPLPMLPSFPSSPSPLSIPSLDLPWALSFPSRGFPHPSFPSLASSGTQASSLIN, encoded by the exons ATGcaggagaattatgagaatgtgatCTCTCTGG CAGAGGAAATTGCAATCAGCTGGCCCCGGATAACTGCTTTTGCTGAATCACACAGGAGGAGAGGCTTGGCACCAG ATGATGGGATGGTGAGTGACAATGAGAATGGGaatgaggaagaaggaggggaagaagatgaGGTAACACAACAGGAtggagaaaagggaggaggagatggaggtggAAGTGACACCACAGTTGAGAAGATGGATGCTCAGCAGAATTCAGTACCAGAGAAGTCTAAAGAGACCACCAGGTTTGAGCAGAAGGCCAGCAATGACATCTTGGATCAACCCTGCTCAGATGAGCAGCTGAAAAAATCCCTGGGGAAGAAGCCATGCAAATCAATCACACATCGTGGCTTCAAGAAATTCTCCCCGCGTGGCCACCATGGATTGCTAGGCCACACCAGCCGATGCCATGATTGTGGCAAAGGGTTCAGCTTCAGCAAGCGTTCACGGTTGTACACCAGCACTGGCATGGAGAAACCCTACAAGTGCAATGAATGTGGCAAGTGCTTCCGGCTCAACTCCACTCTGGTCACCCACCAACGACGGCACGCCAGCACCAAACCCTACCGTTGTGCTGAATGTGGCAAGAGCTTCAGCGTTGGCTCAGCCTTCATCCAGCACCAACGTACCCACATGGGCAAGAAAGGTACCGCAAGCCCGGCCCGCTGTTGTGAGTGCAATGTGTGTGGCAAGAGTTTTGGCCTTCCAGCTCACCTTATCAAACACCAAAAGCAGCACCTGGAGGAGAAACCCTACAAGTGTAGTGAATGCGGCAAGGGCTTCAACTGGAACTCACACCTGGAGCGCCACCAGCgcatccacacaggggagaagccttACGCCTGTGAGGATTGCGGACGGGCTTTTGCTTGGAGCTCCCACCTGGACCGACACCGGCGGACACATTTGGGCAATACCCAGATCACCATCCCTTGCAGGTGCTGTTTAGCCAAAACAGACAAGCCAGTGAGCAAGGCTACTGCCAAACCTTACCAGTGTGCCGACTGCGGAAAAGGATTTGGCAAGAATGCAGCACTTTCCAAGCACCGACGGGCTCACCATGCAGCCGAGAAGCCCTACGTCTGCAAAGACTGTGGCAAGAGCTTTGGGCTGAATGGGGCCCTGCTGCAGCACCGCCGGACGCGCCACCCGGATCACTCCACCAAGCCTTATGCATGTAAGGACTGTGGCAAGAGCTTTGCATGGAGCTCCCACTTGGACCGGCACCAGCGCATCCATGCTGGCGACAAGCCCTACCAGTGTGAGGACTGTGGCAAGGGCTTCTCTCAGAGCTCCCACCTCGGGCGGCACCAGCGCATCCACCGGAGTCCTGAGCACCCTCCCTGCCGCTGCATGGATTGTGGCCTGGGAGGGACCAGGCGGAAGCGCCAGCGGGGGAACTTGCTGCCCTGCAAGTGCAGTGACTGTGGGAAGAGCTTCCTCTGGAGGCGCCCAGCCTGCAGTGAGTGCGggaggggtgggggagaaggTGTGCGCCACCAAGGCACACAGACTGGAGAGAAACCCTACTCCTGCCTAGACTGTGGCAAGTGCTTTGCCCAGAACTCAGCACTGGCCAAACATCGCCGCATGCACACTGGGGAAAAGCCCTATAAGTGCAACGAGTGTGGCAAGAGCTTCAGTGTGCGCTCCAACCTCCTGAAGCACCAGCGCACCCATCTGGGTGAGAAGCCCTACAAGTGTGATGATTGTGGCAAGGGCTTCATCCAGAAATCGGACCTCACCAAACACCAGCGCATGCACACTGGGGAGAAGCCCTATCACTGTGACGTCTGCGGGAAGTGCTTCAGTGTCAGCTCCAACCTTATCAAGCACCAGCGCATCCACTTGGGTGAGAAGCCCTATGCCTGCGGGGAGTGTGGCAAGGCCTTCATCCAACGCTCAGAGCTCACCATCCACCAGCGTACCCACACCGGGGAGAAGCCCTATAAGTGCAGCATCTGTGGCAAGTGTTTTAGCCGCAGCTCCCACCTCAACCGCCACCAGCGCACCCATGGAAATGACAAAGCCTCTGCTGGCTCTGGGGCAGCCCCTGCCACATTCCTTGCCACCCACACTGCCAAACCTGCAACTCCCCTGCCTGCCTCTGCCTTCTCAGCCTCCTTTGCTTCACCTGGTCCCCTCCCTATGCTACcgtccttcccttcctccccatccCCCTTGTCCATTCCTTCTTTGGACCTGCCCTGGGCTCTCTCTTTCCCATCGCGAGGCTTCCCACACCCATCCTTCCCTTCTC